A window of Sandaracinaceae bacterium contains these coding sequences:
- a CDS encoding AAA family ATPase: MSARDSLPVRTWLLMETLESGRTLARAVAAPGLVAYAAKEDAELQHQLALGVHLERGGAGTQAAFSLPDATLVHVDVEAPHPHAPKRVAKPISLSLPCVVLPHRRDRWAVALPYGLTVFVGPKEDLEEVLRAEVGRHLRALAPDADALLALMAARERTLAPITVDVDRRSLPADGTHALRKRVDAAQRRAAALSVLGAIGRRVHPDEVRAPAPVGQDDARATFDALMRGDARRSVLLVGEERVGKSTLVERWIAERGADAPWLFATSGAQLVAGMSGLGQWQARVERVFAAAEELDAILWFDDLRDLLGDHAGGFVDLPSAIRPWLDDGRVRLVGELAPEAADLFATRHAGLFGAMHPLRLEPQDTRAGRLALEACIAHADRFEPHRANLDPAAIDAVVELTDRFLPYRAFPGKAVRLFEELRASAERAHHAERRVLGRDDVYEIFSVQTGVPGFLLRDDVAWRRERARAFFAARIVGQAEAVERLVDTLAVVKAGLAPGDKPLASFLFAGPTGVGKTALCRALAELLFGSAERLVRIDMSEMSDPGAAMRLVHGSESGEGLLTSAVRQQPFCVVLLDEIEKAHPSVFDLLLGVLGEGRLTDARGRTAHFHDAIVVMTSNLGTRHRSATVGIDPPRTDEGARYAEAVESWFRPELVNRIDRVIAFAPLTRSEIRAIASLTTQRIAMRRGLAELGVSLEVTEGALDALAEAGFEEAYGARALRRHLEDELVAPVARGLGPLGADARNARVIVWREGEPTPEGARLHSESRGPLRLEVIRGEARSTREDAALLARVSGMRRWAHEKREVPTAAELRERSRYLLAELSYGDAAQGAEAAMMHAELAALDEKLARVDAAVSELESIEELSIVASLAGEPVGEMRQLAGQASLAFRSALLELLIANDERHAITVRIQEHDDSKPLNLWLNGLLHARERLGWQIVGHVEKDPAPRPAGWPAERRWGPPRDADALLERLAQPDRSPLALLLRVRGRHAGHLLGLEAGLHRRRRPSPQVEQTTFAVTVVRHAADLPDDVLDSPRLAPEPIPPSAKRRLLPAVRDQDGHTLTLPGGETLELAPTEYWPSFEAIALTHLLWLEEHAEARAALEDLDDPEEGEEAT, from the coding sequence GCGCTTCCCTACGGGCTCACGGTCTTCGTGGGGCCCAAGGAGGACCTCGAGGAGGTGCTCCGCGCGGAGGTCGGGCGGCACCTTCGCGCGCTCGCGCCGGACGCGGACGCGCTGCTCGCGCTGATGGCGGCGCGAGAGCGCACGCTGGCGCCGATCACGGTCGACGTGGATCGTCGCTCGTTGCCCGCGGACGGCACACACGCGCTGCGGAAGCGGGTCGACGCGGCGCAGAGACGCGCGGCGGCGCTGTCGGTGCTGGGCGCGATCGGACGGAGGGTGCACCCGGACGAGGTGCGCGCGCCGGCGCCGGTCGGGCAGGACGACGCGCGGGCCACCTTCGACGCGCTGATGCGGGGAGACGCGCGGCGCTCGGTGCTGCTGGTGGGCGAGGAGCGGGTGGGCAAGTCCACGCTCGTCGAGCGGTGGATCGCCGAGCGCGGGGCCGACGCGCCCTGGCTGTTCGCGACCAGCGGCGCGCAGCTCGTCGCGGGCATGAGCGGGCTCGGGCAGTGGCAGGCGAGGGTGGAGCGCGTGTTCGCCGCGGCCGAGGAGCTGGACGCGATCCTCTGGTTCGACGACCTGCGCGACCTGCTCGGCGACCACGCGGGCGGCTTCGTCGATCTGCCGTCCGCCATCCGGCCCTGGCTCGACGACGGACGCGTGCGGCTCGTGGGGGAGCTGGCGCCAGAGGCCGCGGATCTCTTCGCGACCCGTCACGCCGGGCTCTTCGGCGCGATGCACCCGCTGCGCTTGGAGCCGCAGGACACGCGCGCCGGGCGCCTCGCGCTCGAGGCGTGCATCGCGCACGCGGATCGGTTCGAGCCCCACCGCGCCAACCTGGACCCCGCCGCGATCGACGCGGTGGTCGAGCTGACCGATCGCTTCCTCCCGTACCGCGCGTTCCCGGGCAAGGCGGTGCGGCTCTTCGAGGAGCTGCGCGCGAGCGCCGAGCGCGCACACCACGCCGAGCGACGGGTGCTCGGGCGGGACGACGTCTACGAGATCTTCTCGGTGCAGACCGGCGTGCCGGGCTTCCTGCTCCGCGACGACGTGGCCTGGCGGCGGGAGCGGGCGCGCGCGTTCTTCGCCGCGCGGATCGTCGGGCAGGCGGAGGCCGTCGAGCGCTTGGTCGACACCCTCGCGGTGGTGAAGGCGGGCCTCGCCCCCGGAGACAAGCCGCTCGCGAGCTTCCTCTTCGCCGGCCCCACCGGGGTGGGGAAGACCGCGCTCTGCCGCGCGCTCGCGGAGCTGCTCTTCGGCTCGGCGGAGCGGCTGGTGCGCATCGACATGTCGGAGATGTCGGATCCCGGCGCCGCGATGCGGCTCGTGCACGGGAGCGAGAGCGGAGAGGGGCTCCTGACGAGCGCGGTGCGACAGCAGCCCTTCTGCGTCGTGCTGCTCGACGAGATCGAGAAGGCCCACCCGAGCGTGTTCGATCTGCTCCTGGGCGTGCTCGGCGAGGGGCGGCTGACCGACGCGCGGGGGCGCACCGCTCACTTCCACGACGCGATCGTCGTGATGACCAGCAACCTCGGCACGCGACACCGGAGCGCGACCGTGGGCATCGACCCGCCCCGGACCGACGAGGGCGCTCGCTACGCGGAGGCGGTGGAGAGCTGGTTTCGGCCGGAGCTCGTCAACCGCATCGACCGCGTGATCGCGTTCGCGCCGCTGACCCGGTCCGAGATCCGCGCGATCGCCTCGCTCACCACCCAGCGCATCGCCATGCGGCGCGGCCTGGCCGAGCTCGGCGTGTCGCTCGAGGTGACCGAAGGCGCGCTCGACGCGCTCGCCGAGGCAGGCTTCGAGGAGGCGTACGGTGCGCGCGCGCTCCGACGGCATCTCGAGGACGAGCTCGTCGCCCCGGTCGCGCGCGGGCTCGGTCCGCTCGGGGCAGACGCGCGCAACGCGCGGGTGATCGTCTGGCGCGAAGGAGAGCCCACGCCGGAGGGGGCGCGGCTCCACTCGGAGAGCCGAGGGCCGCTGCGGCTCGAGGTGATCCGCGGTGAGGCGCGCAGCACGCGGGAGGACGCGGCGCTCCTCGCGCGCGTCTCGGGAATGCGGCGCTGGGCCCACGAGAAGCGCGAGGTGCCGACGGCGGCCGAGCTCCGCGAGCGCTCGCGCTACCTGCTGGCCGAGCTGTCCTATGGAGACGCGGCGCAGGGCGCGGAGGCCGCGATGATGCACGCGGAGCTGGCGGCGCTCGACGAGAAGCTCGCGCGGGTCGACGCCGCGGTCTCCGAGCTGGAGTCCATCGAGGAGCTGTCCATCGTGGCCTCGCTCGCGGGGGAGCCGGTGGGGGAGATGCGCCAGCTCGCCGGGCAGGCGAGCCTCGCGTTCCGCAGCGCGCTCCTCGAGCTGTTGATCGCCAACGACGAGCGACACGCGATCACGGTCCGGATCCAGGAGCACGACGACAGCAAGCCGCTCAACCTCTGGCTGAACGGGCTCCTCCACGCGCGCGAGCGGCTCGGGTGGCAGATCGTGGGTCACGTGGAGAAGGACCCGGCGCCCAGGCCCGCGGGCTGGCCGGCCGAGCGCCGCTGGGGGCCGCCACGCGACGCCGACGCGCTGCTGGAGCGACTGGCCCAGCCAGACCGCTCACCGCTCGCGCTCCTGCTGCGCGTGCGCGGCCGGCACGCGGGGCACCTCCTGGGCCTCGAGGCGGGGCTGCATCGACGGCGGCGCCCCAGCCCGCAGGTCGAGCAGACGACGTTCGCGGTGACCGTGGTGCGGCACGCGGCCGATCTCCCGGACGACGTGCTCGACTCGCCGCGTCTCGCCCCCGAGCCGATCCCCCCGTCCGCGAAGCGACGCCTCCTCCCCGCGGTGCGCGATCAGGACGGCCACACGCTCACCCTGCCGGGCGGAGAGACGCTCGAGCTGGCCCCCACGGAGTACTGGCCGAGCTTCGAGGCGATCGCGTTGACGCACCTCCTCTGGCTCGAGGAGCACGCCGAGGCGCGCGCCGCCCTCGAGGACCTGGACGACCCGGAGGAAGGCGAGGAGGCGACGTGA